Within Spinacia oleracea cultivar Varoflay chromosome 4, BTI_SOV_V1, whole genome shotgun sequence, the genomic segment AGCTGCAAAGCCAAAGTAGTGGCTCTGAGGAGATTGCCTGATCCTAAATGTAGTCACCTTGTTGTGTATATGACTGTTGTGCTAGTTTAGGTTAGACTGTTCTCTTGTTCTCTACCCTAATAATATATTGGCTCATTTAATTTGTTCCAGAAGTGTATCTATCAAGCTATTTCCCGTAATCAGTTTAAATACATATACTATATCTTTCCATGTGTTCTTCATAATAATATATTTATGATTCAATGAAAAACCAAAGCCAGTGGGAGCCCAATGGTAGATCTCCCACTTCCCAAGTCCCAACCATGAGGCTGGGGGTTTGATTCTCATATGCCCCAAAAGCATAGTTGGGTTATTATGGTGGTTTCCTTCTGGTATATTATCCAGTTACCATTCTAAATGGTTGGGGTTTTCTTGTGGGTTGGAATCTTCTTTTCACCCAAACCTAACAGGCTGTGCTTTTGCGGCTACCGGTTAGTAAATATCTGAATAAAATAAGGTAAGATGCATCCCCAAGAATTTAGAAGATCTCGAATTCTCCCAAATCCTGACACCACCTCCCATAACCAGAACACCTGGTGCCTAGGCACGGTTATATTTTCTAGCAGTTCATAGCTACCAAACCTTGCTTAGAAACTAGTAGAACCCATACATTTGTCTAGCTGTACACTCCGATCTTATCTGCCTCCTAAAAAGgatttaatttctttccttttgaacgtCATGAACATAGTTAGAAATGCTGATCTGTTCAAACAGTATactggattcttcttttgagtTGCCAACTGTCGTCCTGAAATTACTAAAACAACCCTAGGGACAAAGAAGAAGGATTCGGAAAGAACAATCAAGATATGACTAATCACCAAATATAGCCTTGCCAAGGTCTCGAGATGATCCAACTACTGAATTTTGTTTACTTTCCACAATATTCGACATGGTTCTCTTTTTCTAATTTACCCTGTTTATAGAGCTTTTACCCTAGCAAACAGTGCCCTGCTttggggggtgggggtgggggtgtgTTAAATAGCGTGAGGGGTAATCTTGGTAAGGAGGGTCATTTAATGTGATTTCATGGTGTAACAactctctgtttaatgtttatcTCTGCACGATTGCTGGTCATACAGAAATACCCAGGCTTTCTAGTGTTAATCCACTTTGGAACATCCTGTTTGAATATTTCCTGAGAAAGATGAGGAGAAAAATAGGTTGGATAATATCTATTCAATTCACATCGCTGGCGAAGGCAACACCCATTTATGCTGTTAAACTGATTAAAAAGCCCATGCATGCTTTTGATCAACACATAACCAACTTATTAACTAGGTGACTTACTTAAGATGTAGGAGTATTCTTTAATCCCCTCATAGCTTGTTTAGCAATAAGGTGTTATTAAGAAAGAAGACAAAGAAAAATTCTGAAAACTTATTGTGATGTTCAACTTCTTCGTTCTGTGTGGAAACTATCGATCTGGTGGCATagaaaaatggaaaaatgtGTTTCTCATCGTTCTCATTTTTACAATTCCTTACATTTATCTGAACCAAAGGTGAGATCAAAAGCAACTGTTTTCCTTTCATTTTAAGTAACTTATATGAAAAGTCCCTATGTTATGGTGTATTATAAACTTCTTGTTTACAGGGGTTACGAAGATGATCAAGTTCAACATAGCAACTGACAATTACATGACATTCATCCAACAAGTACGAGACTGGGCGAAGGATCCAAATAGGTTTTCCCATGGCCGCCCTGTCCTTCCGCATCCACCTCCAACAATAAAAGGAGAACAGTATATGGACATTGAATTACGAGCAAAAGATGCTAAACAAAAAGAACGAGTTCTGACTGTGAAAATCAGACGGCATGACCTCTACATTATTGGCTATCTGATGGAGGGAGCTAACAACTGGCTTGAGTTCAAGTGGGAGAAACctaaattgaaattaattcCTAATTCTGTATCTCTTGGGTTCGGCGAGAACTATGATAACCTAGGTACGCTAGAGAATCTTGAGAAGGTGGGCTACAGCACACTGAAACAGACCATTGCTGACCTTGCTGTAACCACAGACAGCGACACCAGGAAATCCTCATTGCGTGTTTTAGCTGTTATGATATCAGAGACAGTTAGATCCCAGAAACTGTCTGATACTTACGCCCCCTTGATGCAGGGGATGAAAGATATTAAGTTTGACGAGATGTGGATGGCGCCTCTGATTAAGAATTGGGGTGATCTTTCTGACATGTTACTACGCGAGGACCAATATGCCATTTACTTCCGGCTACCTAGAGACAAAGAGACTAATCAGCCTAATATCCTGACAAGAACAAAGGAGCTGGGAATTGTCACTTCCGCAGATGCAGCAAAGTGTATTTTTGTGTTAAAAGGAAACTATCCAACACTTAATAGGCAACTACTCACTGGACTTTCTGCCACAGCTAATTCTGGTACCTCCATTCAAGGTAAAGGGTTACCTCTCCTCCAGGTGTTCTCTGTTCATCTCAATAACATTTCTGGTGAAATCTATGGAACGGTTCAAGTCGACGATGGCTTGGGTATATTCCATCTCTACAACCGACAGAGGACTGGTTATGAGCCCATTTCAATGAACGAGGCTCTGACTCTTGCTGGGCCCTATCGCGCTGCATCAGTGAGTCAATACTTTAAAGTGAGCCTCGATCTCAAAAAGCGGGGAAATAGCCCTACTTCAGACATTGAAATAAGCAAAGACATGTTCTCATGGGATATTTGTCAGCTTAGGAACGATGAGAACTACGACAAGCGCCTATCCTATGTTTTGAAAGGCAGAAGTGGGTCTGCAACTGTTTACTACACCCCGTTTCGTGACGCAGTCCAGGCTAATGTGGAAGTTGTGCTCATCAATGGAGATGGTAAAAACCCTGCTGAAGTTTACGGAAGTCTGGTAGCTCGTTATAGCAACTATCCCATTGGTGGGGAGCAAGCTAAATACCAAACTAGTCTTTTCAACAAGGGGAACAAAGATTTGGTGAAGGTGAAACCTGGGAACCCCATTCCATTATCAAGATATGTGATAGGTGTGCCTACTGTGGGATCCCTTATAACTGAAGCTAGCTTTTTCGTCAGTCCTGGTAAAGAGATAGCTAAGGGGATAGCAGAGTTTCTTCCTCAATTGGATGGTAAAACTGTGAAAGATATTAAGGGACAGTATGGTGTTGTCCGAGTAACAGTAGCATGGAAATGCCGGATTTCTGATGACTGATTGACCATAAAAACATACACAACCAAATAATTAATGCTTTTCTGGCACTGGTAATCCTTCTACGTTTTCTGGGTTGTAATGTCTTCTTTGTGTTGTAATGTCTTCTTTGTGTGTGTTCGCTGAGTGTTGTAATAAACTAATAATCTAATCTGGGGTAGTGTTTTCCCAGATTGTTGAATGGCTCATCTTTTGAATAATAATAAATCATTTCTGTTGGAGTTTGCTACTTTTCATTAGATTTTTGATTAATTTGCTCCACATTGTTGAGGTCATCAGCATTAATTTCCGGTTTTAGATtctttagagttctaaaataacactacaaggtagagtttgagcaATATCAACCAAGAAATGAGGAGAAGTAGCGAAAATGGCCAGCAGAAACATAACACACCATGAATGGCTTGCAATGACTAAGGGTATCATGACTCTAACGTCTCGTTGGTAGCCGGTCATAAATGATGTCAATGAGAATGAATTATTTGTAAGGAAATAAACATTTATTCCCATGATATAATTCACTCAAAATTATCTATTTTTCTTCGTAAATTTGCATTACCATTTAGAAAGTGGTATTGAGTCATTATCATtacccattgcctcaaagagacTCCCGCAAGAATCGGGGTAAGGGGGGGGTTAgatgtacgcaaccttacccctgcaattgcagagaggttgtttccaattgacccaacatcgataacgggacgaccatcttcttaCTTCAAGGAAAGAAAGCGAAAAGGTTTGACATACATTTTAAAGTGGTATTGAGTGGAAATGTAAATTTTAACACGAAGTAAAACACCATATTTGAGATACATTTATTACTAAGAATATTATGATGTT encodes:
- the LOC110791287 gene encoding 60 kDa jasmonate-induced protein, with product MIKFNIATDNYMTFIQQVRDWAKDPNRFSHGRPVLPHPPPTIKGEQYMDIELRAKDAKQKERVLTVKIRRHDLYIIGYLMEGANNWLEFKWEKPKLKLIPNSVSLGFGENYDNLGTLENLEKVGYSTLKQTIADLAVTTDSDTRKSSLRVLAVMISETVRSQKLSDTYAPLMQGMKDIKFDEMWMAPLIKNWGDLSDMLLREDQYAIYFRLPRDKETNQPNILTRTKELGIVTSADAAKCIFVLKGNYPTLNRQLLTGLSATANSGTSIQGKGLPLLQVFSVHLNNISGEIYGTVQVDDGLGIFHLYNRQRTGYEPISMNEALTLAGPYRAASVSQYFKVSLDLKKRGNSPTSDIEISKDMFSWDICQLRNDENYDKRLSYVLKGRSGSATVYYTPFRDAVQANVEVVLINGDGKNPAEVYGSLVARYSNYPIGGEQAKYQTSLFNKGNKDLVKVKPGNPIPLSRYVIGVPTVGSLITEASFFVSPGKEIAKGIAEFLPQLDGKTVKDIKGQYGVVRVTVAWKCRISDD